In the genome of Pseudomonadota bacterium, one region contains:
- a CDS encoding pitrilysin family protein, producing MISNHRAPLVTQLVMYKVGAMDEPPGQTGIAHFLEHLMFKGTKNLAPGEFSKIVARNGGQENAFTSRDYTGYHQSFSSDRLEIMMQIESDRMCNLTLTQDDIEPERQVVLEERNTRVENNPSALLSEEVNAAFYLNHPYRRPIIGWRHEIESISRSNLLAFYNKWYAPNNAILVIAGDVNASDVLGLAKKYYGGIPSKKLPQRVKWVEPRHKSDRRITLRHKQVRQPQWLKKFITPGVMQDASSARALEILSEIIGGGTSSRIYQSIVVEQKIAASAGAWYDGETRGPGVFSFFATPLPGKSILDVERAMEKLILDLIEKGVSEEEVSMAVTRLQDAAIFARDGLYGPAVILGRALAIGLSADYVEQWPQRLTSVTNDDVNRVIRMVFGRPGSVTGLLLSEKRVRQD from the coding sequence GTGATTTCAAATCACCGTGCCCCGCTTGTTACTCAGCTTGTAATGTACAAGGTTGGCGCCATGGATGAGCCCCCTGGCCAGACTGGAATTGCTCATTTTCTGGAGCATCTGATGTTTAAAGGAACAAAGAATCTTGCACCGGGAGAGTTCTCAAAAATTGTGGCTCGGAATGGCGGACAAGAGAATGCTTTCACTAGCAGGGACTATACTGGTTATCACCAGTCGTTCTCATCGGACCGACTTGAGATTATGATGCAAATAGAGTCGGATAGAATGTGTAATCTTACTTTGACTCAGGACGATATTGAACCAGAACGCCAAGTGGTTTTAGAAGAGCGGAATACAAGGGTTGAAAATAATCCCAGCGCATTACTCAGCGAAGAAGTTAATGCAGCCTTTTACCTAAATCATCCATATCGGAGACCCATAATTGGATGGAGGCACGAGATAGAATCTATTTCGCGATCCAACCTATTGGCTTTCTACAACAAATGGTACGCCCCCAACAACGCTATCTTGGTCATAGCTGGTGATGTAAATGCTTCTGATGTGTTGGGATTAGCAAAAAAATATTACGGTGGTATTCCATCAAAAAAATTACCACAACGAGTGAAATGGGTGGAGCCGCGTCACAAGAGCGATCGTCGAATAACACTTAGGCATAAACAGGTCAGGCAGCCGCAATGGCTCAAAAAATTTATCACGCCTGGAGTTATGCAGGATGCCAGTTCAGCGCGCGCATTGGAAATACTTTCAGAGATTATTGGGGGTGGTACCTCAAGCCGAATCTATCAGTCTATCGTTGTTGAACAAAAAATCGCGGCAAGTGCTGGAGCCTGGTATGATGGGGAAACACGTGGCCCGGGTGTATTTTCGTTTTTTGCTACGCCTCTTCCCGGAAAATCAATTCTCGATGTTGAGAGAGCAATGGAGAAGTTAATTTTGGATCTAATAGAGAAAGGGGTTTCCGAAGAAGAGGTATCTATGGCAGTCACACGCCTCCAAGATGCAGCGATTTTTGCCCGAGACGGTTTGTATGGACCAGCTGTTATTCTTGGAAGAGCGCTCGCTATAGGGCTAAGCGCAGATTATGTTGAGCAGTGGCCTCAACGACTTACGTCGGTTACGAATGATGATGTGAATCGCGTAATTAGAATGGTTTTTGGCCGACCTGGGTCAGTGACCGGACTGTTACTCTCAGAAAAAAGAGTGAGGCAAGACTAG